One Brachybacterium kimchii genomic window carries:
- a CDS encoding OST-HTH/LOTUS domain-containing protein: protein MGERDDTEWLHSSLVKTYMRRMDPSFSEKLLGFRSFSDFLKANDEIAELEETGHERLVRAIEPPVKQTAKRSGRRRRTS from the coding sequence CTGGGCGAGCGGGACGACACCGAGTGGCTGCACAGCTCGCTCGTGAAGACGTACATGCGCCGCATGGACCCTTCGTTCAGCGAGAAGCTGCTGGGCTTCCGCTCGTTCTCCGACTTCCTCAAGGCCAACGACGAGATCGCCGAGCTCGAGGAGACCGGGCACGAGCGCCTGGTGCGCGCGATCGAGCCGCCCGTGAAGCAGACGGCCAAGCGCTCGGGCAGGCGCCGCCGCACCAGCTGA
- a CDS encoding SRPBCC domain-containing protein has product MADPDAFTGHTSVWDALAHPARRRIVEILRCAPAPTGRIHETLEDEGLSTSRFATLRHLQQMREADLVLATRSGRERINTLNGSALYEATIGWLAPPDRSLAASLHRLRLSAEENAMSLTTMHVTQSIVIAASREAVWRAFREHPSQWWGAPYTLLDQPGSAIEMPVEIGAPIVEHSGSHRAAWGTLTEIDHELTYAWTGNMGMGGPSWGIVTYVFADEGEGTRVTVDHSQMGEIPEGVAAGYDAGWLDLNERLRLFVEEGEAYGLAGTNTAPPSIG; this is encoded by the coding sequence ATGGCCGATCCCGATGCCTTCACCGGGCACACGTCGGTCTGGGACGCCCTCGCCCATCCTGCGCGGCGCCGGATCGTCGAGATCCTGCGGTGCGCTCCCGCCCCCACCGGACGGATCCACGAGACCCTCGAGGACGAGGGCCTCTCGACCAGCCGCTTCGCGACTCTGCGCCATCTGCAGCAGATGCGCGAAGCGGATCTCGTGCTCGCGACCCGCAGCGGCCGCGAGCGCATCAACACACTGAACGGCTCCGCCCTCTACGAGGCGACGATCGGCTGGCTCGCTCCGCCGGACCGCTCTCTCGCCGCCTCCCTGCATCGACTGCGACTCAGCGCCGAGGAGAACGCCATGTCACTCACGACCATGCACGTCACCCAGTCCATCGTGATCGCCGCGTCCCGGGAGGCCGTGTGGCGCGCCTTCCGCGAGCACCCTTCGCAGTGGTGGGGCGCGCCGTACACCCTGCTCGACCAGCCCGGGTCCGCGATCGAGATGCCCGTCGAGATCGGCGCGCCGATCGTCGAGCACTCCGGGTCCCACCGCGCCGCCTGGGGCACCCTCACCGAGATCGACCACGAGCTCACCTACGCCTGGACGGGGAACATGGGCATGGGCGGCCCCAGCTGGGGCATCGTGACGTACGTCTTCGCCGACGAGGGTGAGGGCACCCGCGTCACCGTCGACCACTCACAGATGGGCGAGATCCCCGAGGGTGTCGCCGCCGGCTACGACGCGGGCTGGTTGGACCTCAACGAGCGGCTGCGGCTGTTCGTCGAGGAAGGCGAGGCGTACGGGCTCGCGGGCACCAACACGGCTCCGCCGTCGATCGGCTGA
- a CDS encoding PhzF family phenazine biosynthesis protein, translating to MTSPSAASGARAADAAVSASAPSTEPGKTPSTRRFRQVDVFGADAFSGNPLAVVVDADGLSEEQMQRIASWTNLSETSFLLGPARPGADYRVRIFTPSTELDFAGHPTLGSAFAWLAAQADGGEATGSADERILVQECRAGLVEVRVDGDDLAFAAPLLVRSGPMDADHLADAAAALGIDPADVLDHAWVDNGAGWCVLELASAQDVLDLEPDMAAIPGRKIGALGVVGTTADAPTADADGPAYEVRGFVAADPDAGTPGYEDPVTGSLNAGIAQWMLERGRLVPPWTVRQGTRLGRDGRVLVDVDVEGTVWIGGTVRTGIQGEIIA from the coding sequence ATGACCTCGCCCTCCGCGGCCTCCGGCGCCCGTGCGGCCGACGCCGCAGTATCCGCATCCGCCCCGAGCACCGAGCCCGGGAAGACGCCGAGCACTCGGCGCTTCCGACAGGTCGACGTGTTCGGGGCGGATGCGTTCTCCGGCAATCCTCTCGCCGTCGTCGTCGATGCCGACGGTCTGAGCGAGGAGCAGATGCAGCGCATCGCCTCCTGGACGAACCTCTCGGAGACGTCGTTCCTGCTCGGCCCCGCCCGACCCGGCGCCGACTACCGCGTCCGCATCTTCACCCCCTCGACCGAGCTCGACTTCGCCGGCCACCCGACCCTCGGCAGCGCCTTCGCCTGGCTCGCTGCTCAGGCGGACGGCGGGGAGGCGACGGGCTCGGCCGACGAGCGCATCCTCGTGCAGGAATGCCGTGCGGGACTCGTCGAGGTGCGGGTGGACGGCGACGATCTCGCCTTCGCCGCTCCGCTCCTCGTGCGGAGCGGACCGATGGACGCCGACCACCTCGCGGACGCCGCCGCGGCGCTCGGGATCGACCCCGCGGACGTCCTCGATCACGCCTGGGTCGACAACGGTGCCGGATGGTGCGTCCTCGAGCTCGCCTCCGCGCAGGACGTGCTGGACCTCGAGCCCGACATGGCGGCGATCCCGGGGCGCAAGATCGGGGCGCTCGGGGTCGTCGGGACAACGGCCGACGCCCCGACCGCGGACGCCGACGGGCCCGCCTACGAGGTCCGCGGCTTCGTCGCGGCTGATCCCGACGCAGGCACGCCCGGCTACGAGGACCCCGTGACCGGCAGCCTCAACGCCGGCATCGCCCAGTGGATGCTCGAGCGTGGGCGGCTCGTCCCGCCGTGGACAGTCCGGCAGGGCACCCGGCTGGGGCGCGACGGCCGCGTCCTCGTCGACGTCGACGTCGAGGGGACGGTATGGATCGGCGGGACGGTGAGGACCGGCATCCAGGGCGAGATCATCGCCTGA
- a CDS encoding MFS transporter: protein MNTSSAVPFKHPDEPPTTTTGGTPFADLPPRKTIREAVAASAMGNATEWYDYGVYAVVSTYIASHFFPEGSAAQFWTYAFLAISFIARPFGGFIWGPLGDRLGRKHVLALTIIIMSLATTLIGVLPTYEQVGILAPILLAVLRIVQGFSTGGEYGGAATFMAEYAPDKRRGRYGSFLEFGTLGGFALGTIVVLILQLILSEDAMASWGWRLPFFLALPMGLIGLYLRSRLDETPVFQDLEHEGEAQQSAVHGLVSLIRDYWKPILTMAGLVIPLNIANYTLLTYMPGYLETKINMSANQSLATILIGEVIMMALLPFCGGLSDVIGRKKMWWTSMIGLFVMALPMYYLMGQGFLWAIIGFAVLGLLYIPQLSTISATFPAMFPAHVRFAGFAVTYNFFTSVFGGTAAPINEAVVSATGFLEFPAVYVMFGCLFGIVALFFLKETAGASLVGTDVPESQREDYGVEAITAETQALDDCGR from the coding sequence GTGAACACGTCATCCGCAGTCCCGTTCAAGCATCCGGACGAACCTCCCACGACGACGACGGGAGGGACCCCTTTCGCGGATCTCCCGCCGCGCAAGACCATCAGAGAAGCGGTCGCGGCCTCGGCGATGGGCAACGCCACCGAGTGGTACGACTACGGCGTCTACGCCGTGGTCTCGACCTATATCGCCTCGCACTTCTTCCCCGAGGGCTCCGCAGCCCAGTTCTGGACCTACGCCTTCCTCGCGATCTCCTTCATCGCCCGCCCCTTCGGCGGCTTCATCTGGGGACCTCTCGGCGACCGGCTGGGCAGGAAGCACGTCCTCGCCCTCACGATCATCATCATGTCGCTCGCCACGACCCTCATCGGCGTGCTCCCCACGTACGAGCAGGTCGGCATCCTCGCGCCGATCCTCCTCGCCGTGCTGCGCATCGTGCAGGGCTTCTCGACGGGCGGCGAGTACGGCGGCGCGGCCACGTTCATGGCCGAGTACGCGCCGGACAAGCGTCGCGGCCGCTACGGCAGCTTCCTCGAGTTCGGCACGCTCGGCGGCTTCGCGCTCGGCACCATCGTGGTGCTGATCCTGCAGCTCATCCTCTCCGAGGACGCCATGGCCTCCTGGGGCTGGCGCCTGCCGTTCTTCCTCGCGCTGCCGATGGGCCTGATCGGCCTGTACCTGCGGTCGCGCCTGGACGAGACTCCGGTCTTCCAGGACCTCGAGCACGAGGGCGAGGCTCAGCAGTCCGCCGTCCACGGGCTCGTCAGCCTGATCCGCGACTACTGGAAGCCGATCCTCACGATGGCGGGCCTCGTGATCCCGCTGAACATCGCGAACTACACCCTGCTCACCTACATGCCGGGCTACCTCGAGACCAAGATCAACATGTCGGCGAACCAATCGCTGGCGACGATCCTCATCGGCGAGGTCATCATGATGGCGCTGCTGCCGTTCTGCGGCGGTCTCTCCGACGTCATCGGCCGCAAGAAGATGTGGTGGACCTCGATGATCGGCCTGTTCGTCATGGCCCTGCCGATGTACTACCTCATGGGCCAGGGCTTCTTGTGGGCGATCATCGGCTTCGCGGTGCTGGGCCTGCTGTACATCCCGCAGCTCTCGACGATCTCCGCGACGTTCCCGGCGATGTTCCCGGCCCACGTGCGCTTCGCGGGCTTCGCGGTGACGTACAACTTCTTCACGTCGGTCTTCGGCGGCACGGCCGCGCCGATCAACGAGGCCGTGGTGAGCGCGACCGGGTTCCTCGAGTTCCCGGCCGTGTACGTCATGTTCGGCTGCCTCTTCGGCATCGTCGCCCTGTTCTTCCTCAAGGAGACCGCGGGCGCCTCGCTGGTGGGCACCGACGTTCCCGAATCCCAGCGCGAGGACTACGGCGTCGAGGCGATCACCGCCGAGACCCAGGCCCTCGACGACTGCGGCCGCTGA
- a CDS encoding M20/M25/M40 family metallo-hydrolase, protein MTSSSAVPTPDPTLASTARELVEALVALDTTSATGNLPAIALMERALREAGAEVHVLPRGDGRNANLVATFPANAEDGPEADGRFIDPEDPSRRGVLLAGHADCVPVTGQDWASDPFTPTERDGRLYGRGTADMKSYLAIATALAPEFAAARRTVPVHIAATWEEETTCNGARALVTQLEELGIRPAVAFVGEPTSMRAVPAHKSMNVLHADFHGVAAHSSLLPHGLNAIRYAARFVDWFHREIVDDLRENGPHDPAFPVAWTTGGVNLFDGGIATNTVPQDVHLKFEFRALPQVDVEPIVARIQEEIDRLDQQMKADAPVDPSDPAAAQRVGAELDVVSLLYGLDGSADGPAARAAVALGAERTEEKVTYGTEAGIYEHAGMAAVVVGPGDIAQAHGTDEFVEIEQLAWCERFLRNVAGALAAS, encoded by the coding sequence ATGACCTCGTCTTCCGCTGTTCCGACCCCCGATCCGACACTGGCCTCGACCGCTCGCGAGCTCGTCGAGGCGCTCGTCGCGCTCGACACGACCTCCGCGACCGGGAACCTGCCCGCGATCGCGCTCATGGAGCGGGCGCTGCGGGAGGCCGGCGCCGAGGTGCACGTGCTGCCCAGGGGCGACGGGAGGAACGCGAACCTCGTGGCGACCTTCCCCGCGAACGCGGAGGACGGGCCGGAGGCCGACGGGCGCTTCATCGACCCCGAGGATCCGAGCCGCCGTGGCGTCCTGCTCGCCGGGCACGCCGACTGCGTGCCGGTGACCGGCCAGGACTGGGCGTCTGACCCCTTCACGCCCACCGAGCGCGACGGGCGGCTGTACGGGCGCGGCACCGCGGACATGAAGTCCTACCTGGCGATCGCGACGGCGCTCGCACCCGAATTCGCCGCCGCCCGCCGCACCGTGCCCGTGCACATCGCGGCGACCTGGGAGGAGGAGACCACCTGCAACGGCGCCCGTGCCCTCGTCACCCAGCTCGAGGAGCTCGGGATCCGGCCCGCGGTCGCCTTCGTGGGCGAGCCGACGTCGATGCGGGCCGTGCCCGCCCACAAGTCGATGAACGTGCTGCACGCCGACTTCCACGGCGTCGCCGCCCACTCGAGCCTCCTCCCCCACGGCCTGAACGCGATCCGCTACGCCGCGCGGTTCGTGGACTGGTTCCACCGCGAGATCGTCGACGACCTGCGGGAGAACGGCCCGCACGACCCCGCCTTCCCCGTCGCCTGGACCACCGGCGGCGTGAACCTCTTCGACGGCGGCATCGCCACCAACACCGTCCCCCAGGACGTCCACCTGAAATTCGAGTTCCGCGCCCTCCCGCAGGTCGACGTCGAGCCGATCGTCGCGCGCATCCAGGAGGAGATCGACCGACTGGACCAGCAGATGAAGGCCGATGCACCCGTCGACCCGTCGGACCCCGCGGCGGCGCAGAGGGTGGGCGCGGAGCTCGACGTCGTCTCCCTGCTGTACGGGCTCGACGGCTCGGCCGACGGGCCCGCGGCCCGCGCGGCCGTGGCCCTCGGCGCCGAGCGCACGGAGGAGAAGGTCACCTACGGCACCGAGGCGGGCATCTACGAGCACGCGGGCATGGCCGCGGTGGTCGTGGGCCCGGGAGACATCGCCCAGGCCCACGGCACCGACGAGTTCGTGGAGATCGAGCAGCTCGCCTGGTGCGAGCGCTTCCTGCGGAACGTCGCGGGAGCGCTCGCGGCCTCTTGA
- a CDS encoding sodium:proton antiporter, whose translation MTFPAWTIAPFVLMLAAIAIAPLVPALSKLWDRPRNQLVYALLLGLPVAIGVIAVGEWHLVVDALVEYGQFIALLLALFIVSGGFFLRGDIAATPRVNTIFLAIGGVLASFIGTTGAAMLLIRPLLNTNLERRHKAHTVVFAIFIVANCGGLLTPLGDPPLFLGMLRGVPFTWTFHLLPMWLFVNAMLLLTYWALDRRIIAHEAKEDVYADTVNVIPLKLVGASNAIWFAIIIFAVALIPSLDPDAIVEGHATWTQYVPWREIVMIGAALCSLFLGSRSIRYDENEFEFGPIQEVAALFVGIFLTMIPALAVLRSAAPSLPLNEITLFVFTGGLSSVLDNAPTYATFFEMASQLPGEPRVADVPELYLMAISLGAVLCGAMTYIGNGPNFMVKSLAETSGVKMPSFGGYVQRAVMYLAPTLIAMMLLFIAQPLWLKAIGLALTLLLLGRIIMLFVTTDGEVGAALAHLDPDVRGTRPAVPPVGRSRKPAGAFDSPPRPDEP comes from the coding sequence ATGACATTCCCGGCCTGGACGATCGCCCCGTTCGTGCTGATGCTCGCGGCGATCGCGATCGCACCGCTCGTCCCCGCGCTCTCGAAGCTCTGGGACCGCCCGCGCAACCAGCTGGTCTACGCCCTCCTGCTGGGCCTGCCCGTCGCGATCGGCGTGATCGCCGTGGGCGAGTGGCACCTGGTCGTCGATGCGCTCGTGGAGTACGGGCAGTTCATCGCGCTGCTCCTCGCCCTGTTCATCGTCTCCGGCGGTTTCTTCCTGCGCGGCGACATCGCCGCGACGCCGCGCGTGAACACGATCTTCCTCGCGATCGGCGGGGTGCTCGCGAGCTTCATCGGCACCACGGGCGCGGCCATGCTGCTGATCCGTCCGCTGCTGAACACGAACCTCGAGCGGCGGCACAAGGCGCACACCGTGGTGTTCGCGATCTTCATCGTCGCCAACTGCGGCGGCCTGCTCACACCGCTCGGCGACCCGCCGCTGTTCCTGGGGATGCTGCGCGGCGTGCCGTTCACCTGGACCTTCCATCTGCTGCCGATGTGGCTGTTCGTCAACGCGATGCTGCTGCTGACGTACTGGGCGCTGGACCGGCGGATCATCGCGCACGAGGCGAAGGAGGACGTCTACGCGGACACCGTGAACGTGATCCCGCTGAAGCTCGTGGGCGCCAGCAACGCCATCTGGTTCGCGATCATCATCTTCGCGGTCGCCCTGATCCCCTCGCTCGATCCCGACGCGATCGTCGAGGGCCATGCGACGTGGACCCAGTACGTGCCCTGGCGGGAGATCGTCATGATCGGCGCGGCCCTGTGCTCGCTGTTCCTGGGCAGCCGCAGCATCCGCTACGACGAGAACGAGTTCGAGTTCGGGCCCATCCAGGAGGTCGCGGCGCTCTTCGTCGGCATCTTCCTGACCATGATCCCGGCGCTCGCGGTGCTGCGCTCCGCCGCCCCGTCGCTCCCCCTGAACGAGATCACGTTGTTCGTGTTCACGGGCGGTCTCAGCTCCGTGCTCGACAACGCCCCCACCTATGCGACCTTCTTCGAGATGGCCTCGCAGCTGCCGGGCGAGCCGCGCGTGGCCGACGTCCCCGAGCTGTACCTGATGGCGATCTCGCTGGGCGCCGTGCTGTGCGGAGCGATGACGTACATCGGCAACGGCCCGAACTTCATGGTGAAGTCGCTCGCCGAGACCTCGGGCGTGAAGATGCCGAGCTTCGGCGGCTACGTGCAGCGCGCCGTCATGTACCTCGCGCCCACGCTGATCGCGATGATGCTGCTGTTCATCGCCCAGCCGCTGTGGCTGAAGGCCATCGGGCTCGCCCTCACCCTGCTGCTGCTCGGCCGGATCATCATGCTGTTCGTGACGACAGACGGCGAGGTCGGCGCGGCACTCGCGCACCTGGACCCCGACGTGCGCGGCACGCGCCCCGCCGTGCCGCCCGTCGGCCGCAGCCGGAAGCCCGCAGGGGCCTTCGACTCCCCGCCCCGGCCCGATGAGCCCTGA
- the nhaA gene encoding Na+/H+ antiporter NhaA → MTSQRRTEHESRRRRRILERGTYREHLRIERILTQETTGGFVLLGATVLALVLANSPLAPAYFGVRDAHLGFDVGSFHLNLSIGHWAADGLLAIFFFLAGLELKMEFTVGDLRSPGKALVPVVAAAGGVAVPAVIFTVINVFGPPGALTGWAIPAATDIAFALAVLALLGSHLPSAVRTFLLTLAIVDDLIAILIIAIFYSSDLHLLYLVLAIVPIAAYRLLATRAESLFRISYGAAWFLLLPLGAITWALFLNSGVHATIAGVVLAFMVPVRSRTRLGAQYSLAETFEHRFRPLSSGIAVPVFAFFSAGVAVGGASGLLEAWESSVTIGVVVGLVCGKILGIVGSTFLVTRLQRANLDPDVRWMDLVGMAALAGIGFTVSLLVSELSFEASDPMHDHAKVGVLTASVLAAVVGAVILLPRDRHYKQIAEREAADADADGVPDVFGGDAEEPSDRTGPTGRPGATGPTGPSDQRP, encoded by the coding sequence ATGACCAGTCAGCGACGCACCGAGCACGAGTCCCGACGACGCCGCAGGATCCTCGAACGCGGCACCTACCGCGAGCACCTGCGCATCGAGCGGATCCTCACGCAGGAGACCACCGGCGGATTCGTGCTGCTGGGGGCGACCGTGCTCGCCCTCGTGCTCGCGAACTCTCCGCTCGCCCCGGCGTACTTCGGGGTGCGCGATGCGCATCTGGGCTTCGACGTGGGCAGCTTCCACCTGAACCTCAGCATCGGGCACTGGGCGGCCGACGGGCTGCTCGCGATCTTCTTCTTCCTCGCGGGCCTCGAGCTCAAGATGGAGTTCACGGTGGGCGACCTGCGCTCACCGGGGAAGGCGCTGGTGCCGGTCGTCGCCGCGGCAGGCGGCGTCGCCGTGCCCGCCGTCATCTTCACGGTCATCAACGTCTTCGGTCCGCCGGGGGCGCTCACGGGCTGGGCGATCCCCGCCGCGACCGACATCGCCTTCGCCCTCGCCGTGCTCGCCCTGCTGGGCTCGCACCTGCCCAGCGCGGTGCGCACGTTCCTGCTGACCCTCGCGATCGTCGACGACCTCATCGCGATCCTCATCATCGCGATCTTCTACTCGAGCGACCTGCACCTGCTCTACCTCGTGCTCGCGATCGTGCCGATCGCCGCGTACCGCCTGCTGGCCACGCGCGCCGAGTCCCTGTTCCGGATCTCCTACGGCGCGGCATGGTTCCTGCTGCTGCCGCTCGGGGCGATCACCTGGGCGCTGTTCCTGAACTCCGGGGTGCACGCGACGATCGCCGGCGTGGTCCTCGCCTTCATGGTGCCGGTCCGCTCGCGCACCCGCCTGGGCGCGCAGTACTCGCTGGCCGAGACCTTCGAGCACCGCTTCCGGCCGCTGAGCAGCGGGATCGCGGTGCCCGTGTTCGCGTTCTTCAGCGCGGGCGTGGCCGTGGGCGGCGCCAGCGGGCTCCTCGAGGCCTGGGAGTCAAGCGTCACGATCGGCGTGGTCGTCGGGCTCGTGTGCGGCAAGATCCTCGGCATCGTCGGCTCGACGTTCCTGGTCACGCGTCTGCAGCGCGCGAACCTCGATCCCGATGTGCGCTGGATGGATCTCGTGGGCATGGCGGCGCTCGCGGGCATCGGTTTCACCGTCTCGCTGCTCGTCTCGGAGCTCAGCTTCGAGGCGTCCGACCCCATGCACGACCACGCGAAGGTCGGCGTGCTCACCGCCTCCGTGCTCGCCGCCGTGGTGGGCGCGGTGATCCTGCTGCCCCGAGACCGGCACTACAAGCAGATCGCCGAGCGCGAGGCGGCCGACGCGGACGCCGACGGGGTCCCCGACGTGTTCGGCGGGGATGCGGAGGAGCCGTCGGATCGGACGGGCCCGACGGGCCGGCCGGGTGCGACGGGCCCGACGGGCCCCTCGGATCAGCGCCCGTAG
- a CDS encoding SDR family NAD(P)-dependent oxidoreductase, whose protein sequence is MELDLKDRVVVVTGAARGIGAVIAGRFAAEGARVVALDLAFPEEGDGPGSPSTSGPSTSPITRLTCNVADPESVSAAVSEIVERHGTIDVLVNNAGINVDGPVADLEWERWRACFDVNMGGVFLMSRAVAPVMQEAGRGRVLNAASFAAIVPSVGSAAYAASKAAVVQFTRVLASELGPWDITVNAYAPGMVPTAMNGFAEMPPDAQDRLLDTLSLRRWESPDDVANLLIFLASDAAGFITGTLLDVSGGKLATQIPARAYGR, encoded by the coding sequence ATGGAGCTGGATCTCAAGGACCGCGTCGTGGTCGTCACGGGCGCCGCGCGCGGCATCGGCGCAGTGATCGCCGGGCGCTTCGCCGCCGAGGGCGCGCGCGTGGTCGCCCTGGACCTCGCCTTCCCCGAGGAGGGCGACGGACCGGGCTCTCCCTCGACGAGCGGCCCGTCGACCTCTCCGATCACCCGCCTCACCTGCAACGTGGCCGACCCGGAGTCGGTCTCCGCTGCCGTCTCGGAGATCGTCGAGCGCCACGGCACGATCGACGTGCTCGTGAACAACGCGGGCATCAACGTCGACGGGCCCGTCGCCGACCTCGAGTGGGAGCGCTGGCGCGCGTGCTTCGACGTGAACATGGGCGGCGTGTTCCTCATGAGCCGCGCCGTCGCCCCGGTCATGCAGGAGGCCGGCCGGGGGCGGGTCCTCAACGCGGCGTCGTTCGCGGCCATCGTGCCGAGCGTCGGCAGCGCCGCCTACGCGGCCTCGAAGGCGGCGGTCGTCCAGTTCACGCGGGTGCTCGCCTCCGAGCTCGGTCCGTGGGACATCACGGTGAACGCCTATGCGCCGGGCATGGTCCCCACCGCGATGAACGGCTTCGCCGAGATGCCCCCGGACGCCCAGGACCGCCTCCTGGACACGCTCTCGCTGCGGCGCTGGGAGAGCCCGGACGACGTCGCGAACCTGCTGATCTTCCTCGCGAGCGACGCCGCGGGCTTCATCACCGGCACGCTGCTGGACGTCTCCGGCGGCAAGCTCGCCACCCAGATCCCGGCGCGCGCCTACGGGCGCTGA
- a CDS encoding SDR family oxidoreductase, with amino-acid sequence MRTRGPSLWVTGGGSGMGRATAISAATTGWRVAISGRRREALEETAAEITAAGGDTTVLPLDVQDRDAVASTARQVADHFGGLDAVVLAAGLNTPRRRWEDQDLGEFDAIVRTNLQATASVISASLPHLRDGGGLIVVISSFAGWAFQPGAGVAYSASKTALSSLVRTLNQQEAPYGVRSCHLCPGDVATDFLEQRPQVPDAEARSVMLTADDIARAVQFVLDSPSHVRVDELVVSPVSQR; translated from the coding sequence ATGCGAACTCGAGGACCGAGCCTGTGGGTGACCGGTGGCGGCAGCGGCATGGGACGAGCTACGGCGATCAGCGCAGCAACGACCGGCTGGCGGGTGGCCATCAGCGGACGGCGCCGCGAGGCGCTCGAGGAGACAGCCGCCGAAATCACCGCGGCCGGGGGCGACACGACCGTCCTCCCCCTGGACGTCCAAGACCGCGACGCAGTCGCGTCGACCGCGCGCCAGGTCGCTGACCACTTCGGCGGGCTCGATGCCGTGGTCCTCGCCGCCGGCCTGAACACACCACGGCGACGATGGGAGGACCAGGACCTCGGGGAGTTCGACGCCATCGTGCGTACCAATCTTCAAGCGACGGCCAGCGTGATCAGTGCTTCGCTGCCGCACCTGCGTGATGGCGGTGGACTCATCGTGGTGATCTCGTCCTTCGCAGGCTGGGCATTCCAGCCCGGAGCCGGCGTCGCGTACTCGGCCAGCAAGACGGCACTCAGCTCCCTCGTTCGTACGCTCAATCAACAGGAGGCCCCGTACGGTGTCCGCTCCTGTCACCTGTGTCCGGGCGACGTCGCGACCGACTTCCTCGAGCAGCGCCCGCAGGTCCCCGACGCCGAAGCCCGATCTGTGATGCTCACCGCGGACGACATCGCACGCGCGGTGCAGTTCGTCCTGGATTCACCCTCGCACGTGCGGGTCGACGAGCTGGTCGTCTCACCCGTGTCTCAGAGGTGA
- a CDS encoding FadR/GntR family transcriptional regulator — translation MRPPGESRFDSALDTLGCAIVLGELPAEHADTIEGLVARTGASRSVVREATRVLSTLGMLTAGRRVGLRVLPFDHWDTMDPLVIRWRLRSPGRIKQIAELRELRRAIEPEAAALAARRVSRGEVSNRACGALAHAGRELRTVASGIGDATEPAHAAAYLHADSLLHSQVLALSANAMFIRLQAVIDESLRERALHERMDLAPEPHDVDLHGKVVRRILAGEPHAATAAMREIVERTGDLDS, via the coding sequence ATGAGGCCCCCTGGCGAATCCCGCTTTGACAGCGCGCTGGACACCTTGGGCTGCGCCATCGTCCTCGGTGAGCTCCCCGCTGAGCACGCCGACACCATCGAGGGACTGGTCGCACGCACGGGGGCCTCGCGCAGCGTGGTGCGCGAGGCGACGCGAGTGCTCTCTACGCTGGGGATGTTGACGGCAGGGCGCCGTGTGGGCCTGCGCGTGCTGCCCTTCGACCACTGGGACACGATGGATCCGCTGGTGATCCGATGGCGCTTGCGCTCTCCTGGCCGGATCAAGCAGATCGCGGAGCTGCGCGAGCTGCGCCGAGCCATCGAACCCGAGGCGGCGGCACTGGCGGCACGGCGTGTGAGCAGAGGTGAAGTCTCGAATCGGGCTTGCGGAGCCCTCGCTCACGCCGGTCGCGAGCTACGCACCGTGGCCAGCGGCATCGGTGACGCGACGGAGCCTGCCCACGCCGCCGCATACTTACACGCGGATAGCCTGCTCCATTCGCAGGTGCTCGCCCTCTCGGCGAATGCGATGTTCATCCGCCTGCAGGCCGTGATCGACGAGAGCCTGAGAGAGCGTGCGCTCCACGAGCGCATGGACCTGGCTCCCGAGCCCCATGATGTCGATCTGCATGGAAAGGTCGTCCGGCGGATCCTGGCAGGTGAGCCCCACGCCGCAACCGCCGCGATGCGAGAGATCGTGGAACGCACCGGAGACCTCGATTCCTGA